A single genomic interval of Stieleria maiorica harbors:
- a CDS encoding sigma-70 family RNA polymerase sigma factor, whose amino-acid sequence MPQTSIAPDAGIESDVSQLLCQARQSLGGEKLPKDWHHQDGSNDNSQALGRLLQLYRNYLTILATTQLDRRLRRRMSPSDLVQDAMLAAHRDFRSFRGSSEPELLCWLRQILVNCLRDAIDMHLNAQKRDLRREVSIEQVGQSLDKSACQLANVLADRGPSPSEPARRRERAVELADQLAKLRPEYRDVIVLRNLQGLSFNEIAERLDRRPGTVRMLWLRAMDKFKQTYEQPQA is encoded by the coding sequence ATGCCCCAAACATCCATCGCCCCGGACGCAGGAATCGAATCTGACGTTTCGCAATTACTCTGCCAGGCGCGCCAATCTCTCGGCGGCGAAAAGCTACCCAAGGACTGGCACCACCAGGATGGGAGCAACGACAACAGCCAGGCGTTGGGGCGATTGCTGCAGCTTTATCGCAATTACCTGACCATCCTAGCGACGACCCAGCTAGACCGGCGGCTGCGGCGCCGGATGAGTCCGTCGGATTTGGTCCAAGACGCGATGTTGGCCGCCCATCGGGATTTCCGATCCTTTCGGGGATCCAGCGAGCCCGAACTCCTGTGTTGGCTTCGACAGATTTTGGTGAACTGTTTGCGTGACGCGATCGACATGCACCTGAACGCCCAGAAACGGGATTTGCGTCGAGAGGTCTCGATCGAACAGGTCGGACAATCGTTGGACAAAAGTGCCTGTCAGTTGGCCAACGTCTTGGCCGATCGCGGCCCATCGCCCAGCGAACCGGCGCGGCGGCGCGAGCGCGCCGTCGAGCTTGCCGATCAATTGGCAAAGCTGCGGCCGGAGTACCGCGACGTGATCGTATTGAGAAACCTGCAGGGGCTGTCCTTCAACGAGATCGCCGAACGGTTGGACCGGCGCCCCGGCACCGTCCGCATGCTTTGGCTACGTGCGATGGACAAATTCAAGCAAACCTACGAGCAACCTCAAGCGTGA
- a CDS encoding serine/threonine-protein kinase, giving the protein MDYSFISDLSVEPSATRHLSDAQKDRMTLLLDRYLSALEQDVPPALEELAVDDPELIEPLRCYINGLEDLHRIAAGFAPHGATDAAADDEKRLGDFRLLEEVGRGGMGVVYRARQLSLERIVAIKLLPFAAVLDARQIARFKNEAHAAAGLNHPNIVPVYTVGVQRGVHYYAMQFIEGRSLDAVIADQSARGEMPDVDDSLRRAIDVAQALHAAHEFGVVHRDIKPSNLILDKDDKIWVTDFGLARCQTDASMTKTGDIVGTMKYMSPEQARGESAIVDGRTDVYSLGATLYEMLCLRPAYDGNDTPAVLRQIEERSPTPLRSQRAKIPQDLETVIAKAMSKSRDDRYETALQFAEDLQRVLDGQPTVARPPTLVDRLAHWAHAHRNAVAMTFAFGLFTLLGLSISIAMIASAKQESDANAILAKRSDRLARATVDRLGAQMAELLSDIPAASSVRQQLLRETLTYYQAFAEQADDDETLTEDLAITFGKIGSLQNEIGSPAEAIASLEESMRLFQQLADAGRPNATLQNRLASSENNLALALDRAGRYQAAQQHYESAIQRWQDLSDADPADVEARAGWAMAVGNFALLLSKTDRPDQAEAMFHRSLEIAQSAPSAASVAPNAPLAKQLASTYQNLSGLLAERDPGQAVSYARAALEYQMRELDDGHASPTAAARVALTLNSLGAAQSACGESDAAIESYRQASELQQQLIGRWPGELTYQRDLAVTQNNLGMALAAQDQFDSARRAFDQALNYQVALTEAFADDAELQSTLGGIYNNHAFVLEKLNRHPQALDSYRLAVQHQQRALLAAPEVPRYREYLSKHFYNCARLLRESDHFDQAVQFALQRRDLWPDDGDRLASVAEELLTTAQQIRQSVAANRPSQAIASDCIDHAKETLKTATEVGYQHAADLLNRPEFAELMQKQHLDET; this is encoded by the coding sequence TTGGACTATTCATTCATTTCCGACTTGAGTGTCGAGCCGTCGGCGACACGACACCTGTCCGATGCTCAAAAGGATCGGATGACGCTGCTGTTGGATCGCTACCTTTCGGCACTCGAACAAGATGTTCCACCGGCACTGGAAGAACTGGCGGTCGATGATCCGGAGCTGATCGAACCGCTGCGGTGTTACATCAACGGGCTGGAAGACTTGCACCGAATCGCCGCGGGGTTTGCCCCGCACGGCGCAACCGACGCCGCTGCAGACGATGAGAAGCGACTTGGCGATTTCCGATTGCTCGAGGAAGTCGGCCGCGGCGGCATGGGCGTCGTTTATCGCGCCCGACAGCTGTCACTGGAACGAATCGTCGCAATCAAATTGTTGCCGTTTGCAGCAGTCTTGGATGCCCGCCAGATCGCCCGATTCAAGAACGAAGCACACGCAGCCGCCGGGCTGAACCATCCCAACATCGTGCCGGTGTACACCGTCGGTGTCCAACGCGGTGTCCATTACTATGCGATGCAGTTCATCGAAGGTCGATCGCTGGACGCCGTGATCGCCGATCAATCGGCCCGGGGAGAGATGCCCGATGTCGACGACTCACTTCGGCGAGCGATCGACGTCGCCCAGGCTCTTCATGCCGCCCACGAATTTGGTGTCGTACACCGCGACATCAAACCGTCCAATTTGATCCTCGACAAGGACGACAAGATCTGGGTCACCGACTTCGGATTGGCGCGTTGCCAAACCGACGCCAGCATGACAAAAACGGGTGACATTGTCGGGACGATGAAATACATGAGCCCCGAACAGGCGCGGGGCGAATCGGCGATCGTCGACGGGCGAACCGATGTCTATTCATTGGGTGCGACATTGTATGAAATGCTGTGTCTGCGGCCGGCCTATGATGGCAACGACACCCCGGCCGTGCTGCGACAGATCGAGGAGCGATCGCCCACTCCGCTGCGTTCGCAGCGTGCCAAGATCCCCCAGGATTTGGAGACCGTGATCGCCAAGGCGATGTCGAAATCACGCGACGATCGCTATGAAACCGCACTGCAATTCGCCGAAGATTTGCAACGCGTTCTCGATGGCCAACCTACCGTCGCACGCCCACCGACCCTGGTCGACCGTTTGGCGCATTGGGCGCATGCCCATCGAAACGCCGTTGCCATGACCTTCGCGTTCGGTTTGTTCACGCTTTTGGGGCTTTCAATTAGCATCGCCATGATCGCCTCGGCGAAACAGGAATCCGATGCCAACGCGATCCTCGCCAAACGCAGCGACCGCCTGGCCCGGGCAACGGTCGATCGACTCGGCGCGCAAATGGCTGAACTGTTGTCCGATATCCCTGCGGCAAGTTCCGTCCGACAACAACTGTTGCGCGAGACGTTGACCTATTACCAGGCGTTCGCCGAACAGGCCGATGACGATGAAACATTGACCGAAGACTTGGCGATCACGTTTGGCAAAATCGGGTCGCTGCAAAACGAAATCGGATCGCCGGCCGAAGCCATCGCGTCGTTGGAAGAATCGATGCGGTTGTTTCAACAATTGGCCGACGCCGGCCGGCCGAACGCAACTCTGCAAAACCGTTTGGCCAGCAGTGAAAACAACTTGGCGCTCGCGTTGGACCGTGCCGGCCGATACCAAGCCGCCCAACAACACTACGAATCGGCGATCCAACGATGGCAAGACCTGTCCGATGCCGATCCGGCGGACGTCGAGGCCCGCGCCGGTTGGGCGATGGCCGTGGGCAACTTTGCGTTGCTGTTGAGCAAGACGGACCGCCCGGATCAAGCCGAAGCGATGTTCCACCGCAGCCTGGAAATCGCCCAATCGGCGCCCTCGGCCGCATCCGTTGCCCCGAATGCCCCGTTGGCGAAACAACTCGCGTCGACCTACCAAAACCTCAGTGGGCTGTTGGCCGAACGCGATCCGGGCCAGGCCGTCAGCTATGCCCGGGCCGCCCTTGAGTACCAGATGCGAGAGCTTGACGACGGGCACGCCAGCCCGACCGCCGCGGCTCGCGTGGCGCTGACCTTGAACAGCCTGGGCGCGGCCCAATCGGCGTGCGGAGAGTCCGACGCCGCGATCGAATCCTATCGGCAAGCATCCGAGCTGCAGCAACAACTGATCGGTCGCTGGCCCGGCGAGTTAACGTATCAACGCGATTTGGCGGTGACCCAGAACAATCTGGGGATGGCCTTGGCCGCACAGGATCAATTCGACTCGGCCAGACGCGCATTCGATCAAGCATTGAATTACCAAGTCGCTTTGACTGAAGCATTTGCCGATGATGCAGAGCTTCAAAGCACGCTCGGAGGGATCTACAACAACCACGCCTTCGTGCTGGAAAAACTGAACCGCCATCCCCAGGCGTTGGACTCCTATCGCTTGGCCGTCCAACATCAGCAACGGGCTCTTCTGGCCGCACCCGAAGTGCCCCGGTATCGCGAATACCTGAGCAAGCATTTTTACAACTGCGCCAGACTGCTACGTGAGAGCGACCACTTTGACCAAGCGGTCCAGTTCGCGCTCCAGCGACGCGACCTCTGGCCCGACGACGGCGACCGATTGGCGAGCGTCGCCGAAGAATTGTTGACGACTGCTCAACAGATTCGGCAATCCGTTGCGGCGAACCGCCCGTCACAGGCGATCGCGTCGGATTGTATCGATCATGCCAAAGAAACGCTGAAGACGGCGACCGAAGTGGGGTATCAACATGCAGCCGACTTGCTGAATCGTCCAGAGTTTGCGGAATTGATGCAAAAGCAGCACCTTGACGAAACCTGA
- a CDS encoding AraC family transcriptional regulator — translation MNACLMNPLQSDPVTELLAKLYLPQWQAAVWHLQPPWGLEVPDGVVSMYVVIRGGGWLVPCRSGSRSPETSPIRVVSGDHLITTDGSPHRLLREPNADTEPVAERLSDSIWPLVPAAHDATTLLYAQFELTDPLINPLAIGLPDLVHLNHRRDQDLKSCVPLIDLVHQTTMDAEPGWQLMVRKLAELVFIRTIATELRRNARCIDGDGQSRLLRAMTDTVIGPVLKQLIESPQQPWSVPAMAQQAKVSKSAFSDRFRNLLGRAPLQYLTELRMQKARQLLRETSVEISHVATLVGYESPSSFSSVFRRWNQCSPAEFRRGRD, via the coding sequence ATGAACGCTTGTTTGATGAATCCCTTGCAATCCGATCCGGTCACGGAATTATTGGCCAAACTGTATTTACCCCAGTGGCAGGCTGCGGTTTGGCATCTGCAGCCGCCATGGGGATTGGAAGTCCCCGACGGGGTCGTCAGCATGTACGTTGTCATCCGCGGCGGTGGATGGTTGGTGCCCTGCCGCAGTGGATCAAGAAGCCCTGAAACAAGTCCGATCCGCGTTGTCAGCGGTGACCATCTGATCACGACCGACGGCAGTCCCCATCGATTGCTTCGCGAGCCGAATGCCGACACCGAACCGGTCGCGGAACGATTGTCGGATTCCATTTGGCCCTTGGTTCCGGCCGCCCATGATGCGACCACGTTGCTGTATGCCCAATTCGAATTGACCGATCCTCTGATCAATCCATTGGCAATCGGTCTGCCGGATCTCGTCCATCTGAATCATCGTCGCGATCAGGATCTAAAATCCTGTGTGCCGCTGATCGATTTGGTGCATCAAACGACCATGGATGCCGAACCGGGATGGCAGCTGATGGTCCGCAAACTGGCCGAGTTGGTGTTCATACGAACGATCGCGACGGAGTTGCGCCGCAATGCCCGGTGCATCGACGGGGATGGTCAATCGAGATTACTGCGTGCGATGACAGACACGGTGATCGGCCCGGTGCTGAAACAGTTGATCGAATCCCCCCAGCAGCCCTGGTCGGTGCCTGCGATGGCCCAGCAAGCCAAGGTTTCCAAGTCTGCATTTTCGGACCGGTTTCGCAATCTGCTCGGGCGTGCCCCGCTGCAATACTTGACCGAATTGCGAATGCAAAAGGCACGCCAATTGTTGCGAGAGACGAGTGTCGAAATCTCTCACGTCGCCACCCTGGTCGGCTATGAATCTCCGTCGTCGTTCAGCAGTGTCTTCAGGCGGTGGAACCAGTGCTCTCCGGCCGAATTCCGCCGTGGCCGCGACTAA
- a CDS encoding cohesin domain-containing protein, whose amino-acid sequence MNLIPRSKRRRPRIETLSARRLLAAVDIADDLTAAPAAVVSVPVDIDDAAGVRGAEIRISYDTNVLDLEQADVSAGSVWDGSSDAQLTVNVDDASGTVIIFVAASSDLASGAGSLVELNFTVDSDATLGSTTTLDLTSVVLNEGQIDVTPTPVAGADSTDGTLTIIQTGSDTISGAVFADANANDQLDSGEAIPGVTITLTDTATGAQQQTVTAADGSYQFSDLTPGTYTLTQQQPVAYLDGGQNELTATLTAGEALDNQDFVEIGLHPAYLYNRLFTTLVLPVGSDAWTSQIERINADAESGNEATAPPPASTTTALIAGESAAGAAVSESMSLTTVSAGEGEQVQAFTETIIDRSAHAVALDPSSSGSGKQDEDLVDQVYATTQLW is encoded by the coding sequence ATGAACTTGATTCCCCGCTCGAAACGACGCCGTCCCAGGATTGAAACGCTATCGGCCCGTCGTTTGTTGGCCGCCGTCGACATTGCCGATGACCTGACCGCCGCGCCGGCCGCGGTGGTCTCGGTTCCGGTGGACATCGACGATGCCGCCGGAGTCCGCGGTGCCGAGATCCGGATCAGCTATGACACCAACGTCTTGGACTTGGAACAAGCAGACGTTTCTGCCGGATCGGTGTGGGATGGCAGCAGTGATGCGCAATTGACCGTGAACGTCGACGATGCGTCCGGGACGGTGATTATCTTCGTCGCCGCATCGTCCGATTTGGCGTCCGGGGCGGGCAGCTTGGTCGAATTGAACTTCACCGTCGATAGCGACGCGACGCTCGGCAGCACGACCACGCTGGACCTGACATCGGTCGTGCTGAACGAAGGTCAAATCGATGTCACGCCGACGCCGGTGGCCGGGGCCGATTCGACCGACGGGACGTTGACGATCATTCAAACGGGCTCCGACACGATTTCCGGGGCCGTGTTTGCGGACGCCAATGCCAACGACCAACTCGATTCGGGGGAAGCCATTCCCGGTGTCACGATCACGTTGACGGACACGGCGACCGGCGCACAGCAACAAACCGTGACGGCGGCTGACGGAAGTTACCAGTTCAGCGATCTGACCCCGGGGACATACACCCTCACGCAACAACAACCGGTCGCCTATTTGGACGGTGGACAAAATGAATTGACCGCAACGCTGACTGCCGGCGAAGCGCTGGATAATCAAGACTTCGTCGAAATCGGCCTGCATCCGGCGTATCTGTACAACCGTTTGTTCACGACGCTCGTGTTGCCAGTCGGCTCCGACGCATGGACCAGCCAGATCGAACGAATCAATGCGGACGCGGAATCCGGCAACGAAGCAACGGCACCGCCACCCGCCTCGACGACGACGGCATTGATCGCGGGCGAATCGGCGGCCGGCGCGGCGGTTTCCGAATCCATGTCGCTGACAACGGTGTCGGCTGGTGAAGGCGAACAGGTTCAGGCGTTCACCGAGACGATCATCGATCGTTCAGCTCATGCCGTCGCACTTGATCCGTCGTCGTCCGGATCGGGAAAGCAGGACGAAGATCTGGTCGATCAGGTCTATGCGACCACGCAGTTGTGGTAG